The following DNA comes from Phycisphaerae bacterium.
AAAATACCCACTCTCAATCGACGGCGCGGGGCGTCAGACCCACTCCAATTCATAGTCAACGAGACTAACCCAGCGACTCATGCGAACCTCGTCCACGATTTTCGAGAGGCAGCTTTCGGTGAAACGCCGACTGTTCGACACCTGCGCGATCGCGAGCGTGCATTCACGATGGGCATCCAGTTCGCCAACCTCGGCGATGGAGATGTTGTGTCGCGTGCCGAGACGGTCTTTCAGACTCTTGATTGCGCGGCGCTTGTCCTTGAGAGACATGGCGTCCGGGATCAGAAGAGACAGCTGCAGCACGCCCACCACCATGAAAACTCGTCGCCGACGATCTCCAACGCCCGCGCCCGGCGCATTACCGACACCACGAAATCAGGAACTCGTCTTAAGCGTTCGCGCCACCTTCACGATCTCAAATGACTCGATGATGTCACCCGGCTTCACATCATCGAAGCCGGCGATCTTCAAGCCGCACTCGAAGCCGGCCTTGACTTCCTTCGCATCGTCCTTGAATCGCCGAAGCGAATCGAGCGTGCCGTTATCCTTGACCACGACGCCGTCGCGAACGACCCGTACCCGATGATGTCGATGCAGACTGCCTTCGCGAACAAAGCAGCCCGCCGCCTTTCCGACCTTGGTGATATTGAAGACCTCCCGCACCTCGGCACGACCTCGCGATTCGACCTTTTCTTCCGGTTCGAGAAGGCCTTCCAGTGCCTTCTTGATGTCATCCTTGGCCTCGTAGATGATGCGGTACGGACGAATCTCGACACCAACCGTGTCGGCCTTTCGCTGGGTGGCCGGGTCGGGTACCACGTGAAACGCGATGATGATCGCTCCGCTGGCCTGGGCTAGAGAGATATCCGAATCCGTCACCGTGCCAACGCCGGCGTGGAGAATCGTCAGCTTCACTTCGTCGCTGGGGAAGGAAGAGAGTTCCTGACGCAGCGCATCCACGGACCCCGCCGAATCAGCCCGGACGATCAGATTCAATTCCGGAATCTCGCCTTCGGCCGCCTGCGCAAACATGGATTCCAGCGTCGTCGGCTTGACGAGGCGGATCAGTTCACCCTCGCGCCGCAGCGCCGCCATCTCTTCGGCGATCTCCTTCGCCTCCTTCGCGTTGGTCTTGACATAGAACTTGTCGCCGGCCTCCGGAAGATCCGAAAGCCCCATCAGTTCGACCGGCGTTGAGGGACCGGCCTTGTCGATATTGCGGCCCTTGTCGTCCTTCATCGCTCGAACGCGGCCGTGAGCACTGCCGCAGACGATGATCTGACCGGTTCGCAGCGTGCCTTCGGAAACAACGACGCGGACCATGATGCCGGTGCGTTCGTCGCGTTCCGCCTCGATCACCGTGCCGGTGGCCGGAATGGACGGGTCGGCCTTGAGATCGAGGACGTCGGAGAGCGTGGCCAGGTGGTTGAG
Coding sequences within:
- a CDS encoding DUF503 domain-containing protein, yielding MLQLSLLIPDAMSLKDKRRAIKSLKDRLGTRHNISIAEVGELDAHRECTLAIAQVSNSRRFTESCLSKIVDEVRMSRWVSLVDYELEWV